Proteins encoded by one window of Streptacidiphilus sp. PB12-B1b:
- a CDS encoding alpha/beta fold hydrolase gives MKLHTREWGSGGRIAVLIHGIMSDSRTWRRLGPALAALGYRVVAVDLRGHGGSGRGAYTPELFAADVVETVPQGVELAVGHSLGGLALSLAVDRLGPQRAVYVDPAWRFARSEAGFDPELFVQYADRATYASVAGMNPRWEEVDVRTELETFAAWDRASAAALSALVGRVALPEKPAVPSLVQVADPSFLITDQDAALLRERGFEVRTVPGAGHTIHRDDFDGFMTALEGWI, from the coding sequence ATGAAGCTCCACACCCGCGAGTGGGGGAGCGGCGGCCGGATCGCCGTCCTGATCCACGGCATCATGTCGGACTCCCGCACCTGGCGGCGGTTGGGTCCGGCCCTGGCCGCCCTCGGCTACCGGGTGGTCGCGGTGGACCTGCGCGGCCACGGCGGCTCCGGGCGCGGCGCGTACACGCCGGAGCTGTTCGCCGCCGATGTCGTCGAGACCGTGCCGCAGGGCGTCGAACTGGCCGTCGGCCACTCGCTGGGCGGTCTCGCCCTCTCCCTCGCCGTCGACCGGCTGGGCCCGCAGCGGGCCGTCTACGTCGACCCGGCCTGGCGCTTCGCCCGGTCCGAGGCGGGCTTCGACCCGGAGCTGTTCGTCCAGTATGCGGACCGCGCCACCTACGCCTCGGTCGCCGGGATGAACCCGCGCTGGGAGGAGGTCGACGTCCGGACCGAGCTGGAGACCTTCGCGGCGTGGGACCGCGCCTCCGCCGCCGCGCTGTCCGCGCTGGTCGGCCGGGTCGCGCTGCCGGAGAAGCCGGCGGTGCCCTCGCTGGTCCAGGTGGCCGATCCGAGCTTCCTGATCACCGATCAGGACGCCGCACTGCTGCGCGAACGCGGATTCGAGGTGCGTACCGTCCCCGGCGCCGGGCACACCATCCACCGGGACGACTTCGACGGCTTCATGACCGCACTGGAAGGCTGGATCTGA
- a CDS encoding Lrp/AsnC family transcriptional regulator, with product MDPATLSRRWARLTAAGDAWVTCYPSTDRLGYGVTALVEVECLAGEVAAVAGRLARDPQTASIEVVTGGADLLLTVGATEPSLLTRYVLDRIGTVPGVLRTRTSLVERTVREGSRWRDGALDAEQREAIAGPAPAVLPGRAPGHQGVVDRALMVALGEDGRMPYAELSERTGLPPSTVRRRLAELRESGRLVLRCDASPQLTGHPVSTMLWLELPADRLEAAARWFAGLPQTRMCAVTVGAANLSSYLMVRHLPELRRLELELSRRFPQTRVRERQLTLRTVKLVGRLLDSEGRAHGYVPLDPWAPWTA from the coding sequence GTGGATCCGGCGACGCTGTCGCGCCGCTGGGCCCGGCTGACGGCGGCCGGGGACGCCTGGGTGACCTGCTATCCGTCGACGGACCGGCTGGGGTACGGGGTGACCGCGCTGGTCGAGGTGGAGTGCCTGGCGGGCGAGGTGGCGGCGGTCGCCGGGCGGCTGGCCCGCGATCCGCAGACGGCGTCCATCGAGGTGGTCACCGGCGGCGCGGACCTGCTGCTGACGGTGGGCGCGACCGAGCCGTCCCTGCTGACCCGCTATGTGCTGGACCGGATCGGCACCGTGCCGGGGGTGCTGCGGACGCGTACCTCGCTGGTGGAGCGGACGGTACGGGAGGGCAGCCGCTGGCGGGACGGCGCGCTGGACGCGGAGCAGCGCGAGGCCATCGCCGGACCGGCTCCGGCGGTGCTGCCGGGGCGCGCCCCGGGGCACCAGGGCGTGGTCGACCGGGCGCTGATGGTGGCGCTGGGCGAGGACGGGCGGATGCCGTACGCGGAGCTGTCGGAGCGGACCGGCCTGCCGCCGAGCACGGTCCGGCGGCGGCTGGCGGAGCTGCGGGAGTCCGGGCGGCTGGTGCTGCGCTGCGACGCCTCGCCGCAGCTGACCGGGCACCCGGTGAGCACCATGCTGTGGCTGGAGCTGCCGGCCGACCGGCTGGAGGCGGCGGCGCGGTGGTTCGCCGGGCTGCCGCAGACCCGGATGTGCGCGGTGACGGTGGGCGCGGCCAACCTCAGCAGCTACCTGATGGTGCGTCACCTGCCGGAGCTGCGGCGGCTGGAGCTGGAGCTGAGCCGCCGCTTTCCGCAGACCCGGGTGCGCGAGCGGCAGTTGACCCTGCGCACGGTGAAACTGGTGGGCCGCCTGCTCGACTCCGAGGGCCGCGCCCACGGCTACGTCCCCCTGGACCCCTGGGCCCCCTGGACCGCCTAG
- a CDS encoding AsnC family transcriptional regulator — protein MIDELDLALVDALRVEPRASWSRLAGPLGWIRRRCRAAGPG, from the coding sequence ATGATCGACGAGTTGGACCTGGCGCTGGTGGACGCGCTGCGGGTGGAGCCGCGGGCGTCCTGGTCGCGGCTGGCCGGGCCGCTGGGGTGGATCCGGCGACGCTGTCGCGCCGCTGGGCCCGGCTGA
- a CDS encoding LacI family DNA-binding transcriptional regulator, with protein MTQQPTAPRTPPTSADVARRAGVSRATVSYVLNDSAGGRISEQTRQRVRAAAEELGYIPHAAARSLRAGHTGIVLLTIPEVVFGPLFSTYLGELRSGLRALGYTTVIYGDSDGGDHAGRWAELRPTAVLSTVGSGLTARGVELLRRSGTRAVLAIGDQPVPGAHALTLDQHRVGAVAGEHLLARGHRAIGAIVPADRSLDFFSRPRLEGVLAAYAGQGGRVEPLELDYTEESAARLASRWRESGLTGLFGYNDEYALLLLSAFQEAGLRVPEDVALVGADDVLPARLARPRLTTVRLELPDGAELAALIDRLIRNPDTPAETHALGASQIVVRESG; from the coding sequence ATGACACAGCAACCGACAGCCCCGCGCACGCCGCCCACCAGCGCCGACGTGGCCCGACGCGCCGGGGTCTCCCGCGCCACGGTCTCCTACGTGCTGAACGACAGCGCCGGCGGGCGGATCAGCGAGCAGACCCGGCAGCGCGTCCGCGCCGCGGCCGAGGAGCTGGGCTACATCCCGCACGCAGCGGCCCGCTCGCTGCGGGCCGGGCACACCGGCATCGTCCTGCTCACCATCCCCGAGGTGGTCTTCGGGCCGCTGTTCAGCACCTACCTCGGCGAGCTGCGGAGCGGGCTGCGCGCCCTCGGCTACACCACGGTGATCTACGGCGACTCCGACGGCGGCGACCACGCGGGCCGCTGGGCCGAGCTGCGCCCCACCGCGGTGCTGAGCACCGTCGGCTCCGGGCTCACCGCCCGCGGGGTGGAGCTGCTGCGCCGCTCGGGCACCCGGGCCGTGCTCGCCATCGGCGACCAACCCGTGCCCGGGGCGCACGCGCTGACGCTGGATCAGCACCGGGTCGGCGCGGTCGCGGGCGAACACCTGCTCGCCCGGGGCCACCGCGCGATCGGCGCGATCGTCCCCGCCGACCGCAGCCTGGACTTCTTCAGCCGGCCCCGGCTGGAGGGCGTGCTCGCCGCCTACGCCGGGCAGGGCGGCCGGGTGGAGCCGCTGGAGCTGGACTACACCGAGGAGTCGGCCGCCCGACTCGCCTCGCGCTGGCGGGAGTCGGGCCTCACCGGACTGTTCGGCTACAACGACGAGTACGCGCTGCTGCTGCTCAGCGCCTTCCAGGAGGCCGGGCTGCGGGTGCCCGAGGACGTCGCCCTGGTCGGCGCGGACGACGTGCTGCCCGCCCGGCTGGCCCGGCCCCGGCTGACCACCGTCCGGCTGGAGCTGCCGGACGGCGCCGAACTGGCCGCCCTGATCGACCGGTTGATCCGCAACCCGGACACCCCGGCCGAGACCCACGCGCTCGGGGCCTCGCAGATCGTCGTCCGCGAATCCGGCTGA
- the ybeY gene encoding rRNA maturation RNase YbeY, with translation MSIDINNESGTEVDEKAILDVARFALDRMRIHPLSELSVIVVDAEAMEALHVQWMDLPGPTDVMSFPMDELRPGKEDEELPQGLLGDIVLCPEVAARQGAANGHSMDAELQLLTVHGVLHVLGYDHEDPDEEQAMFGLQKRILDDWREERGETGPSPAPTTR, from the coding sequence ATGTCGATCGACATCAACAACGAGTCCGGCACGGAGGTGGACGAGAAGGCCATCCTCGACGTCGCCCGCTTCGCCCTGGACCGTATGCGCATCCACCCGCTCTCCGAGCTGTCCGTGATCGTCGTCGACGCGGAGGCGATGGAGGCGCTGCACGTCCAGTGGATGGACCTGCCCGGCCCCACCGACGTGATGTCCTTCCCCATGGACGAGCTGCGCCCCGGCAAGGAGGACGAGGAACTGCCGCAGGGCCTGCTCGGCGACATCGTGCTGTGCCCCGAGGTCGCCGCCCGGCAGGGCGCCGCCAACGGCCACTCCATGGACGCGGAGCTGCAACTGCTCACCGTCCACGGCGTGCTGCACGTCCTCGGCTACGACCACGAGGACCCGGACGAGGAGCAGGCCATGTTCGGCCTGCAGAAGCGCATCCTGGACGACTGGCGCGAGGAACGCGGCGAGACCGGTCCGTCTCCCGCCCCCACCACCCGGTGA
- the era gene encoding GTPase Era, producing MVPMSSRPTQQSAESAAVGAAATPQGAQPHRSGFACFVGRPNAGKSTLTNALVGTKVAITSDRPQTTRHTVRGIVHRPDAQLILVDTPGLHKPRTLLGERLNDVVRSTWAEVDVIGFCLPADQKLGPGDKFIAKELAGIKRTPKVAIVTKTDLVDSKQLAEQLIAVSQLGAELGFEWTEIVPVSAVADQQVELLADLLVPLLPQGPQLYPEGDLTDEPEQIMVAELIREAALEGVRDELPHSLAVVVEEMLPREGRPEGKPLLDIHANVYIERQSQKAIVIGSKGSRLKHVGTVARKQIEALLGTPVYLDLHVKVAKDWQRDPKQLRKLGF from the coding sequence ATGGTCCCCATGAGCTCTCGCCCCACCCAGCAGTCCGCCGAGTCCGCCGCTGTCGGCGCCGCCGCCACCCCGCAGGGGGCCCAGCCGCACCGGTCGGGCTTCGCCTGCTTCGTCGGGCGGCCCAACGCGGGCAAGTCCACCCTGACCAACGCCCTGGTCGGCACCAAGGTGGCGATCACCTCCGACCGCCCGCAGACCACCCGGCACACCGTCCGCGGCATCGTGCACCGCCCCGACGCGCAGCTGATCCTGGTGGACACCCCCGGGCTGCACAAGCCGCGCACCCTGCTCGGCGAGCGGCTGAACGACGTGGTCCGCAGCACCTGGGCGGAGGTGGACGTGATCGGCTTCTGCCTCCCCGCGGACCAGAAGCTCGGCCCGGGCGACAAGTTCATCGCCAAGGAGCTCGCCGGGATCAAGCGCACCCCCAAGGTCGCCATCGTCACCAAGACCGACCTGGTGGACTCCAAGCAGCTCGCCGAGCAGCTGATCGCCGTCTCCCAACTGGGCGCGGAGCTCGGGTTCGAGTGGACCGAGATCGTCCCGGTGTCGGCCGTCGCCGACCAGCAGGTGGAGCTGCTGGCGGACCTGCTGGTGCCGCTGCTGCCGCAGGGCCCGCAGCTCTACCCGGAGGGCGACCTGACCGACGAGCCCGAGCAGATCATGGTGGCGGAGCTGATCCGCGAGGCCGCGCTGGAGGGCGTCCGCGACGAACTGCCGCACTCGCTGGCCGTGGTGGTCGAGGAGATGCTGCCGCGCGAGGGCCGCCCGGAGGGCAAGCCGCTGCTGGACATCCACGCCAACGTCTACATCGAGCGGCAGAGCCAGAAGGCCATCGTGATCGGCTCCAAGGGCTCGCGGCTGAAGCACGTGGGCACGGTCGCCCGCAAGCAGATCGAGGCGCTGCTGGGCACCCCGGTCTACCTCGACCTGCACGTCAAGGTCGCCAAGGACTGGCAGCGCGACCCCAAGCAGCTGCGCAAGCTCGGCTTCTGA
- a CDS encoding M20 family metallopeptidase, protein MTDVTDVTDGPDGPDTAALRESAALIGPELVALRRSVHREPEIGLELPLTQAKVLAALEGLPLEITSGQQLSSVTAVLRGALPGPVVLLRADMDALPVQEAGGLPYASRFPGVMHACGHDLHVAGLVGAARLLAERRESLPGSVVFMFQPGEEGDGGAQRMVDEGVLDAAGAAPVAAYALHVAAAQLPGGWVATRPGPVMAAADTLHVTMGGHGGHGSSPHLALDPVPAACEAVLALQTMVTRRFDAFDPVVVTVGRFAAGTVENVIPDDAEFSATIRSFSPEARSRVLEEVLRVVRGVGAAHGLAVDAAVREGYPVTVNDHREAAFAAGTAVALLGADRYVEMPHAVAGAEDFAVIGALVPSAYLMLGACPADRDPFTSPYNHSPEAAYDDAVLPDAAALLAALALGRLHRAD, encoded by the coding sequence ATGACCGACGTGACCGATGTGACCGACGGGCCGGACGGCCCCGACACCGCTGCCCTGCGTGAGTCCGCCGCGCTGATCGGGCCCGAGCTGGTGGCGCTGCGCCGCTCGGTGCACCGGGAGCCGGAGATCGGGCTGGAGCTGCCGTTGACCCAGGCGAAGGTCCTGGCGGCCTTGGAGGGGCTGCCGCTGGAGATCACCTCGGGGCAGCAGCTCAGCTCGGTGACGGCGGTGCTGCGCGGCGCGCTGCCCGGCCCGGTGGTGCTGCTGCGGGCCGACATGGACGCGCTGCCGGTGCAGGAGGCCGGCGGCCTGCCGTACGCCTCGCGCTTCCCCGGGGTGATGCACGCCTGCGGGCATGACCTGCACGTGGCCGGTCTGGTCGGGGCGGCCCGGCTGCTGGCCGAGCGCCGGGAGTCGCTGCCCGGCAGCGTCGTGTTCATGTTCCAGCCCGGGGAGGAGGGCGACGGCGGAGCGCAGCGGATGGTCGACGAGGGCGTCCTGGACGCCGCCGGCGCCGCCCCCGTCGCCGCCTACGCCCTGCACGTCGCCGCCGCCCAGCTGCCCGGCGGCTGGGTCGCCACCCGGCCGGGCCCGGTCATGGCCGCCGCCGACACCCTGCACGTCACCATGGGCGGGCACGGCGGCCACGGCTCCAGCCCGCACCTGGCGCTGGACCCGGTCCCGGCCGCCTGCGAGGCCGTGCTGGCGCTGCAGACCATGGTCACCCGCCGCTTCGACGCCTTCGACCCGGTGGTGGTCACCGTGGGCCGCTTCGCCGCCGGGACGGTCGAGAACGTCATCCCCGACGACGCCGAGTTCTCCGCGACCATCCGCTCGTTCTCGCCCGAGGCCAGGAGCCGGGTGCTGGAGGAGGTGCTGCGGGTGGTGCGCGGCGTCGGCGCGGCGCACGGGCTGGCCGTGGACGCCGCCGTCCGCGAGGGCTACCCGGTCACCGTCAACGACCACCGGGAGGCCGCCTTCGCCGCCGGTACCGCCGTCGCGCTGCTCGGCGCGGACCGCTACGTCGAGATGCCGCACGCCGTCGCCGGGGCCGAGGACTTCGCCGTGATCGGCGCGCTGGTCCCCTCCGCCTACCTGATGCTGGGCGCCTGCCCGGCCGACCGCGACCCCTTCACCTCCCCGTACAACCACTCGCCGGAGGCCGCCTACGACGACGCCGTCCTCCCCGACGCCGCCGCCCTCCTCGCCGCCCTGGCCCTGGGCCGCCTGCACCGCGCCGACTGA
- a CDS encoding cytidine deaminase, whose amino-acid sequence MSELAAGVTPETVPHPEDRKIITLARSARARNGVAEGAAVRDETGRTYVAGTVALESLRLSALRTAVAMAVASGARGLEAAAVVGEAAEVAAEDLAAVRDLGGAGTPVLLAGPDGVLRSTVEAG is encoded by the coding sequence ATGAGCGAGCTGGCGGCGGGCGTGACCCCCGAGACTGTGCCCCACCCCGAAGACCGGAAGATCATCACGCTGGCGCGGTCCGCCCGGGCCCGCAACGGCGTCGCCGAGGGCGCGGCCGTGCGCGACGAGACCGGGCGGACCTACGTCGCCGGGACGGTCGCGCTGGAGTCGCTGCGGCTCAGCGCCCTGCGTACGGCCGTGGCCATGGCCGTGGCCAGCGGCGCCCGGGGCCTGGAGGCGGCGGCCGTGGTCGGCGAGGCCGCCGAGGTCGCGGCCGAGGACCTCGCGGCCGTCCGCGACCTCGGCGGCGCGGGCACCCCGGTGCTGCTGGCCGGACCGGACGGGGTGCTGCGGAGCACCGTCGAGGCCGGCTGA
- a CDS encoding M20 family metallopeptidase: protein MTSLPDLRESAALIGPELVALRRSVHREPEIGLELPLTQAKVLAALEGLPLEITLGEKLSSVTAVLRGALPGPVVLLRGDMDALPVQEATGLPYASRFPGVMHACGHDLHVAGLVGAARLLAERRESLPGSVVFMFQPGEEGYAGARTMLDEGLLRAAGEEPVAAYALHVAAATYAHGAVVGRPGAIMAAADTLSVTLRGRGGHGSAPHASLDPVPAACEAVLALQTMVTRRFDAFDPVVVTVGTFHTGTINNVIPDDAFFEATVRSFSPQARERVRQESLRVVRGIAAAHGLEADAVYTELYPVTVNDAAEAGLAARVAGELLGPERLVTKEQPEAGAEDFSFVAERVPSAYFFLGACPPGLDPATAPDNHSPQAAFDDAVLPDGAALLAGLALRRLELAADRS from the coding sequence TTGACCTCGCTACCTGACCTGCGTGAGTCCGCCGCCCTGATCGGGCCCGAGCTGGTGGCGCTGCGCCGCTCGGTGCACCGGGAGCCGGAGATCGGGCTGGAGCTGCCGTTGACCCAGGCGAAGGTCCTGGCGGCGCTGGAGGGGCTGCCGCTGGAGATCACCCTGGGAGAGAAGCTCAGCTCGGTGACGGCGGTGCTGCGCGGCGCGCTGCCCGGCCCGGTCGTGCTGCTGCGGGGCGACATGGACGCGCTGCCGGTGCAGGAGGCCACCGGGCTGCCGTACGCCTCGCGCTTCCCCGGGGTGATGCACGCCTGCGGGCATGACCTGCATGTGGCCGGTCTGGTCGGGGCGGCCCGGCTGCTGGCCGAGCGGCGGGAATCGCTGCCCGGCAGCGTCGTGTTCATGTTCCAGCCCGGCGAGGAGGGCTACGCCGGGGCCAGGACCATGCTGGACGAGGGCCTGCTGCGGGCGGCGGGGGAGGAGCCGGTCGCCGCCTACGCCCTGCACGTCGCCGCCGCGACCTACGCCCACGGCGCGGTGGTCGGCCGTCCGGGGGCGATCATGGCCGCCGCCGACACCCTCAGCGTCACCCTGCGCGGGCGCGGCGGCCACGGCTCGGCCCCGCACGCCTCGCTGGACCCGGTCCCGGCGGCCTGCGAGGCCGTGCTGGCACTGCAGACCATGGTCACCCGCCGCTTCGACGCCTTCGACCCGGTGGTGGTCACCGTCGGCACCTTCCACACCGGCACGATCAACAACGTCATCCCGGACGACGCCTTCTTCGAGGCCACCGTCCGCTCCTTCTCGCCGCAGGCGCGCGAGCGGGTGCGGCAGGAGTCGCTGCGGGTGGTGCGCGGCATCGCCGCCGCCCACGGCCTGGAGGCGGACGCGGTGTACACCGAGCTCTACCCGGTGACCGTCAACGACGCCGCCGAGGCCGGTCTCGCCGCCCGGGTCGCCGGTGAACTGCTGGGCCCGGAGCGGCTGGTGACCAAGGAGCAGCCGGAGGCGGGGGCGGAGGACTTCTCCTTCGTCGCGGAGCGCGTGCCCTCCGCCTACTTCTTCCTCGGCGCCTGCCCGCCCGGTCTGGACCCGGCCACCGCGCCGGACAACCACTCGCCGCAGGCCGCCTTCGACGACGCGGTCCTGCCGGACGGCGCAGCCCTGCTCGCCGGGCTGGCCCTGCGCCGCCTGGAACTGGCCGCCGACCGCAGCTGA